The following are encoded together in the Narcine bancroftii isolate sNarBan1 chromosome 10, sNarBan1.hap1, whole genome shotgun sequence genome:
- the LOC138744950 gene encoding thyrotropin-releasing hormone receptor-like, with translation MKNVSKFPMPSNISLANPASAGADLVYKSTEYKVASVLLVLTICGAGIIGNIMVVLVVLTARHMRTPTNCYLVSLAVADLMVLVAAGLPNISDSLIGEWIYGHVGCLGITYLQYLGINVSSCSITAFTVERYIAICHPIKAQYICTVSRAKKILSCLWVITSFYCMLWFFLVDLNINSRQNTECGYKVSRNLYLPIYFIDFTIFYVIPLIVAIVLYGLIGRILFLSPIPNQVHTGLEQWKERHGSERISSHSSSWSNKGSTSSRKQVTKMLAVVVILFALLWMPYRTIVVVNSFMDKQYENVWFLLFCRLCVYANSAINPVIYNLMSQKFRSAFKKLCNCNPNNAQQRLLCTTPLDYSAVRDTIKGSPEMNGDEHSAKQNNQQKDDNIKIEAATSTSEDQNYSSAV, from the exons ATGAAAAATGTGAGTAAGTTTCCGATGCCCAGTAATATCTCCCTGGCAAATCCAGCTTCTGCTGGGGCTGACTTGGTTTACAAATCCACAGAGTACAAGGTTGCCTCGGTGCTGTTGGTATTGACGATATGCGGAGCTGGAATTATTGGGAATATCATGGTGGTGTTGGTGGTCCTGACCGCCCGGCATATGAGAACCCCAACCAACTGTTACCTGGTCAGTCTTGctgtggctgatctgatggtcCTGGTGGCTGCAGGATTACCTAATATTTCTGACAGTCTGATTGGGGAGTGGATTTATGGGCATGTGGGCTGCTTGGGTATTACCTACCTCCAATACTTGGGTATCAATGTGTCATCGTGTTCCATCACAGCTTTCACAGTGGAAAGGTACATTGCCATCTGCCACCCAATAAAAGCACAGTACATCTGCACAGTCTCCAGAGCCAAGAAAATCCTTTCTTGCCTTTGGGTAATTACCTCCTTCTATTGCATGCTGTGGTTTTTCTTGGTGGATCTCAACATCAACAGCAGGCAGAATACCGAGTGTGGCTACAAAGTCTCCAGGAATCTTTACTTGCCCATCTACTTCATTGATTTCACCATCTTCTATGTGATCCCTTTGATTGTGGCCATTGTGTTGTATGGTCTGATTGGGCGGATCCTTTTCCTCAGTCCCATTCCGAACCAAGTTCATACAGGACTGGAGCAATGGAAGGAGCGACATGGGTCTGAGCGAATCAGCTCCCACTCTTCCAGCTGGTCGAACAAGGGATCCACCTCATCCAGAAAGCAG GTCACTAAGATGCTTGCTGTGGTTGTTATTCTGTTTGCTTTACTCTGGATGCCGTACAGAACAATAGTCGTGGTCAATTCCTTCATGGACAAGCAATACGAGAATGTCTGGTTCCTTTTATTCTGCCGACTGTGTGTCTATGCCAACAGTGCGATCAATCCTGTCATTTATAATCTAATGTCTCAGAAATTTAGATCTGCGTTCAAAAAACTGTGCAACTGTAATCCAAATAATGCTCAGCAGCGCCTATTGTGCACAACTCCTCTTGATTACAGTGCAGTGCGTGATACAATCAAAGGGAGTCCTGAAATGAATGGTGACGAACACAGTGCAAAACAGAACAACCAGCAGAAGGATGACAATATAAAAATCGAAGCTGCGACATCGACATCAGAAGACCAGAACTACTCAAGTGCTGTTTAA